The Vigna unguiculata cultivar IT97K-499-35 chromosome 1, ASM411807v1, whole genome shotgun sequence nucleotide sequence ATTAATTTCCTTTGATAGGTAAAACCTTGctagctaaattttagaaaccattttagagaccaattataattttttattcataatagtgactattttagtaaccaataattttttattttttaaattggtatctaaattagtcactatagtgactaacaaaatttttattactaaaattagttaataatgaaacattttcttgtaatgaagGTACATATAGTAATTATGGGGTTGCAAGAAGAAAAAACCATTATAGTTGGAGAAGCCTACcaccataattttaaaatttatttatatttattatttactattaccgttagaataataattattattgttattattattattttaatataaaattgtattattaaaaGGAGTAGACAGAAAAAAGTCGATTAAGGTCACAACAAGCACTCGCTTTAGGTGTACAAATACACTTATGTTAAATTAATcgtaaaattatgtttgaaaataaaacaatgatgtcaaaatgggttttaacCTGTGAGCCAACCTGGTTCACCATGGGTTCGAGTCAGGTTGGagtaagaaaaatttaattttttcaaaagtgagtTGAATTCAACCtaactcacttaacccacgggttaaacagGTTGAAGGtaggttgacccacttaacccaccaaaatttttataattttatttaatttttcttagtaattatctattattcctaattatatatgttcacaattttatatttttaaatactagaatgttgctcaataatatttgaatagtttgaatgtttaattattttgattgtCAACTTAtatattgatactttaatctttaactataatatttataataaattactcaagtaaccgtcttataaacaaattttttctaacctagcatgacaaaaatgtgtactttttttatttatattttgttgaatagcatgatagaaaaatgtataatattagtcatgttttcttggactatatagatactttcttggaaacaattcatcatatattggtggtgagcatgatgaagacattagttcttgattttattgtgattatCATCTCATGAGTtgcttaaaaattatttaaatatttgaatactttaaaataaataaataaataattttttttatatgggtTAGTGAGTCAACCTACTTAACCCActaacccgtggtgggttgagctgGGTTGCAAAATTTCTGACTCACCATAAAGTAAGTTGGGTTGGGTTCGCTCATTTTCAATCCGGCTCGTGGTGAACCAACCCATGTGAGTcaggttggctcactttgacatatctaaaataaatataattaaaatactatGAATGGTTGCGAATAGATTTTCTAAAGGTTATATATTCTAGATACTTGACAAAATGCTTAAaccttgatttttttttgaaactttataatttattggCTCTTGatgagttaaatttatttacaaaattaaatatcttaaaaaaaattatagaattgaaaaatgataaacaaaTTGCCAatcttaatttttcaaatatatatatatatatatatatatatatatatatatgtatatatatatatatatatatatatatatttaatgttatagtAACAGTTGGTTTAGTcgaaagaatttttttaaaactagaGATAATCAAAATGTATTTAAGATTAATAATGTTTCAACAACGattaaatatattagttttagtattattgaaaaagaaatgttgaatgaaattaattaagacaaataaataaataattttgcataaaaaaacttaaaaataaattttaaataaagttattataCATGTTaacataaattgttttattagtaaataaaaaaacttcgTTCTTAAGTTTGTTTCAAGTATCTGAAACCCTAAAACTGTTGATGTagatgaataattattttagaaagcTTGGATTTTCAAGAATTaccttttgttatttatttttcatgttattcttttatgattaaaatacaCATTTGATTCCTATTTTCTAGAGCTGTAAAAATGGATTGGAACTCGCCAGTcaatccggctcaccacgggttcgggtcgggttaggttgaaatttttttataaatttcaatacgagttaatttttgacccggctcatccgggttgaacccgtggtgagccgggttagctcaccaacccgcagataaaagggttacacaaattttttttattttttttattaagttggactttacgtttgggtcatgttaggttgtttttttatccaacacataaataatttgtattttttttattttggtttgtatttggattgtattaaagtttatttagattttaattagaattgcaatttagttttgactgaaaaaaaataaaaaaataatatttttttaattaagtgaacccgtgagccaaacCGTTTAACCcgtcaacccgtggtgggccgggCTGGGTtagaatttttttggctcgctaaaaagtgagccgggttgggttgactcactaaatccTCAACTcgtggtgggtcgagccgggtcgggcagggttacccgttttgacagctctactaTTTTCGTTCAATTGTCAATTCagtcctaatattttttttttgttcaattagattctaattttcatttgttcaatttggtcttttgtTGCTAACGCCGCTTAAATAGTTAACGGTAATGAATAGTGACGACCACATGTCATTTCATggtttttttggttttttttattttttttaatttttgaaaaaaatgtccACATGTTAACCCAGTaatgtgccacatgtcaaagtcaatgttttacattaaatttggtccctatgtttattatttttgttcaatttaatcccattttttttaaatggaaaaatTTCGTCCatttccaaattgagacaaaatttaatttttatatgaatgttataatgatttttttgttaaaattcacatttttcttaaatattttggtttagtgttacaattagtttaaaattagaacaaaaattttaaggATGATGACTAATAtcattgatctaaaattttaagaggttaattattttcaattttcaaatatgATAAACAttgttattttctaatattgaatTTGTCAGGTTGCGAAATGAAACAACCCACACTTCAAGTGAAGATATATGCTATGAGAATCGAATTTCAACAAGCAACTTCTTGGATAAACAAACTACCATTGGAAAAGTGGACCCAAGCATACAATGGAGGAAAAAGATATGACCACATGACAATAATTTAGCCGAATGTATGAGCTCCGTTATGAGGAGAGCAATATCATTACCAATTTGTGCTCTTGTTAAAAGTGTTTGTGAAAGAACCAAAGAAAGGTTCGTGGAATGTGGGACAAATATTGAATGCGTGCTACGAGTTAGCCACCAATATCTAGAGGATATTTATGTgttattaagaaaaaatgaaCAATAATCTGTCGTGTGCTGTGTCTAGAGGTATAATCGGTAGAATTCAGTCTTCGATGTTTAGAAGATTTCCACTCCCCAACTTGGACGCCACCCAATGTCATACATTGTTAAGTTAAATGATTGGTGGTGTGATTGTAGGGAGTTTCAAGCTCTTCATCTACCTTGCCCTCATGTAATGGTTGTTTGCTCATCCCTATATTTACAACTTGTGAAATTTGTGGATCCTGTCTATATAGCctccaaaatattttcaagGCTTATGAGGTGTAATTTCAGCATGTTCAAAATAAAGATTATTGGTTTATTTATATTGGTCCAAATTTAATTCCTGACTCCCACCTACAATGCAAACAATTAGGAAGACCAAGTACAAGTCGTATCCAGAATGAATTGAACTAGTCAATTCTGAATAAACCAaagaaatttttgttttgtacaaGTATTGGTTATACCAGAACAAACTAATAGACActgaattttcattttgtttaactCTTATCACTGCATTGCATAAACtttgtttactttaattttaatatatgtcatCTACTAATTATTAAGATGTTTCATTTCATGtactttttattaagaaatctttttattttcttcatgtgCATATTTACTTCATTCTCCTATCAATTACTctactaaatttttaatttttaaaaaaatttgatagtAACAATTgagaatgtgaaaaaaaaaatttaaaacaataaaaaaaaatcattgaagtTGTGCTTTGAGACAACTTCTTcataaaaaatccaaaattaaaattgtgttaTATTGATAGGATTTGTTTAAAcagattattaatttaattaaagtcGTGTGACTATAAtgcaactttatttttttataggtaAGTCTTGTTTTTCTTGGCACcacttcaaattaaattaacacgACTTCTTTATAATTTAGTCATACCATTTCTCAACAACTTTCCCTATATGGGTAAATGTTATAAAACTTGCACCAACTTTGGAATTTCAAAAGTAAATTCCACGAGAATTGTAAAAAACCCTCTTATTATGCAATCTCTGTTTTaagcaaagaaaaataatgtttgaAGATTGAGATTTGAAAGTAAGAATTTTATTGCACAATGAGAAGGCAGAGAAAATTGATGGTTGTGTTTCTCAGTAGGTGTTTAGAAGGAATGAAGCAACGAGTGTTGTAGTAGTAGCATACAAAATTACAATGGCATGCATGGTGCATAATAAAATAGCAATGAGCTTCGATCATCACTTCCATTTGTTGGCAACAATGTCAGCCAAATCCACAACCCTTTGAGAGTAGCCCCACTCGTTGTCATACCAGGCAATCACCTTCACCATGTCATCTCCCATCACCATGGTCAACGAGGAGTCAACGGTTGAGGACACATCAGTGCACCTGAAGTCAACAGAAACAAGAGGCTCATCACACACTGAGAGGATTCCCTTCAGCTCCTTCTCTGCACTCTCTCTGAACGCTGCATTCACTTCTTCTGCAAAGGTCTTCTTTGAAACCTGAACAACAAGGTCCACCACTGACACATTTGGGGTTGGCACACGCAGTGCAATGCCGTTCAGTTTCCCTTTCAGGGTTGGCAGCACAAGCGCCACCGCCTTTGCTGCTCCGGTTGAAGTGGGCACAATGTTCAGAGCTGCGGCCCTAGCACGCCTCAGGTCACGGTGGCTCGCGTCGAGAAGCCTCTGGTCTCCGGTGTAGGAGTGAGTGGTGGTCATGGTTCCCTTGATGATACCTGCCATGGATTTCAAAACATGTAAAACCAGGATGTTTTGTTTTCAAACGAGGAATGAATGTGACAGAAAATGTGGTCACAAGAACATTACCGAATTTCTGGTCGAGGACCTTCACAAAGGGTGCAAGACAGTTAGTGGTGCAAGAGGCATTGCTGATGATGGGTTCATCTGCGCTGTAATCAAATTCATTGACACCGACCACGTAGGTGGGGATGTCTCCTTTACCAGGTGCTGTGATGAGCACTTTCTTAGCTCCTGCTTGAATGTGTTTCCCAGCACCTTCTCTGTCTACGAACACCCCAGTTCCTTCAATCACCAAGTCTATCCCCAACTCCCTGCAATAAAACCACACACTCATCTTCACATGTTACTCTCTTCTCCTCACAAAAACCACTTTCCTAGGAACATGTTTGGATGCAAACCAGAAAGAATTTTCACACCTTCTCTACTTGAAACTGTGAAAAGTTCTTTCTTAAAGAGACTCTAATTGCATGAAACTGAACAAGAAGCTTACTTCCAGGGAAGGTTGGCAGGGTTGCGGTCAGAGACGACTTTGATTTCTTTTCCATCAACGGAGATTATATCATTGCCCACAGGCTTGACATCAGCATCGAAGGTTCCGAGGATGGAATCATACTTGAGGAGGTGAGAGGCTTGTTTGACACCACCGGTGTCGTTGATGGCAATGACATCAAGAGGGGACTCTTTACGACCGTGCCAGCATCTCAAGAAGTTCCTTCCGATCCTTCCAAACCCGTTTATGGCAACCTTCAGTTTTGCTTCCACCACACCCTTCTTGTATCCTCCACTGCTTCCAACCTTCAAAAGTACACATAATACCAACATTGTTAAACTCATCATCACACACCTTTTCCTTTCTAGTTAACTCTTTCATATCACCCTGGTGTTTTCTTTCCTCGTTTCTTTCTATGCTCAGATGCTGAAAGGCCTAGTTCATACTCTGATATAATTCAAAGCAAGAACTCTTACAGAATGATGATCACGAATTGGGTGTGTGTTTTTGGTTCAGACGCATTATGATTAATGTGGTATAGCAGCTGCTAGAAAAGTCAAATCATAAACTAAAGGACTTTCGCATGTACCATCTGAAAAATTTGGTTTTGGTACATAGTTCAGGAAGTATATCTATTTGTCTAACTATATATATGAGATAATTTCTTGTACATGTTGTATGTCTATATCCAATTACCTAGTATTTTTACTTTACAGTAAAATTTGACATTGATTAATGCAGTAGAGTAAGGAACTTACTGCATAAGTCTGGAAGGCAATGACAGAATGGAAATCCTCAGAAGCTTTTCTGGAAAAGGGAAGGTGGTTTGATGAGCTGCGAAGGCCAGAGAACTCAGAGAAGCCTTTCCCATTTGCCTGAATAGACAAAGGAATGAAAAACTATCATAAACAACAACAACCTTAACCTTACAAAACATGGCAAAATAAGTAACACAAGTTTGTTTGTAAGGATGCATGAAAATGGATAAGATGATGAACCTGAAGAGCTGGTTTGGCTACAGAGAGAGTAGCCGAAGCCATGTTTGAGCAGTGGATTTTGTGGAGCAGAAGTGAAGCAGTAGAGTAGAATGAGGTTTCATGTTGTTATGTGTTGTAAAGTTTAATAGGGAAGCAAGAGGAGGCAACATGGATGTGTGGCTGTGACTGATGAGCGTAAGTGAGGATGAGATTATGGATAGCCTCTCATGCAATGAATGGTTGTGATTGGTGCTTTTATTTTTCTGtctctcttatttttcttctatatatgTATAGATTGATGGTTGGATCTGAACCTTGAGTCCAAAGTGGACCAGGTTATGGGCTTTCCACTTACATCAGTGGACAATAAAATTCACTCAAATTCTACACTTTTCaaagaaaacatttatttttcagagtACAAAACCTTCAAAGCAAAATATCAAGGTACAATTTTGTGGGCAACAAGAGACACCCACACACACAGAAACGACAGAAATACATTGTTAGAGGACACGAATGGATAAATGAAGTTTATGGCCATTCTTTCACTTGGGTTCATCTGCTTGGGTTCAATACTTGCTCGCAATTTAGATCCAACTTGGTGATTGTAAGGTTGTTTTCTGCTGAGAGGAATTATGCTTAtgcaataaatttatataatattttataacaaagaCACATAGCACATACGTGATAGCATAATTGATACGATGGAAGGATACGGAAGGTTGTTGTAAAAAAAGTGTTGTTTgaacgatatatatatatatatatatatatatatatatatatatatatatatatatatatatatatatatatattttatggtaTCATTACTTGTTTAATTTTGTATCCATATGATCTTTAGGCTTAAATCTTATATTtagaattacttattttaattcttaataaatatatttggatgatgtgaactaaaacgaattaaaaaaaatatataagtataaagTAAAATGGGGAAGTTTTAGGTCTAGAGACTGAAATGATAAAATATCCtctaaaatattacatatatacgtaagtttaatgaataattaaaattttgtttaagcCATAAAGTAAGTATAACACACTATTTGATTTGAGGAAATTTTGTTATTAGAAAACTCCTTTTCCAATACAATATAAGTGAGACACTCTTggatcttttaataaaaaattcaagaaagacTCGTAATAAAGCAAGATATAtaggatatgaaaaaaaaatttgtactaAATGAACCCTTCGAATACTACATCTTCTAGTAACTCTATATAAGAAGggtattttatagaaaaattaactCGAAGGACCTATAAAGATATGGGTacctaaaacaaaattaattacacgTCCCATAATACTTGGATAGTGGTTACTTGAGACACATGATAGGAAAAAGTCTATATTCCAAGACCTTCAAATGAGAAAAGGAGGTAAGGTAATCTTTGAAGGTGACTAGTATGGAAGAATAATTAGAAATTGTCAAGTATAAAACCTTcgttatttattaataatgttattttagtaGATCATCTAAAACACAATCTATTGAACACAAGTCAATCGTGTGACAATGATTGTGATGTTATTTTTAACAAAGATCAAGAATGATTAACAACGAGGATGAGACCAGATTATTTACTACCAAAAAagataaagtaatttttataaaatctatacgGATGAGTTATCAGCTCAAAAGTTATCTTGTCTCATGACTATCAAAGAGGATCATTGGTTTTAGTACAAGAAATATAGTCATGCAAGTTTAAGATTTCATTCTAAATTGCAAAAACATAGGAGCGTAAATTACTTTCCAAATATGTCAATCAAAGATAATCTTTTTTGTCAATCATGTGCAAAAGGCAGGCACTTAAAAGtcctttcaaaaatttaaattatatttctaccCAAAGATCACTAAAGTGATGTCAATATTCAATTTCGTccagataaataaaatattattttcaacaaaaataaaaataaattatcttaaaaaataataataataaaatgaattaaaaaaatttctttaatttatatttttaaaagttaagtaaaataaggattttgtattttagattaaaaaaattacaaaattaactttatgttttttaaattaaaatcaaaaattaaaaattaaaaagaaaataaaatagttttatgcATGGGGAACAATTCTTCTTATGTTTCAATTCCCCGATGAGTTCAACTTCTCTAAACCGCCATTCACAATACTCATtggataaaaagaaatttttgggacaaattcttttttttttcacaactgTATTACACCC carries:
- the LOC114162988 gene encoding glyceraldehyde-3-phosphate dehydrogenase A, chloroplastic, with the protein product MASATLSVAKPALQANGKGFSEFSGLRSSSNHLPFSRKASEDFHSVIAFQTYAVGSSGGYKKGVVEAKLKVAINGFGRIGRNFLRCWHGRKESPLDVIAINDTGGVKQASHLLKYDSILGTFDADVKPVGNDIISVDGKEIKVVSDRNPANLPWKELGIDLVIEGTGVFVDREGAGKHIQAGAKKVLITAPGKGDIPTYVVGVNEFDYSADEPIISNASCTTNCLAPFVKVLDQKFGIIKGTMTTTHSYTGDQRLLDASHRDLRRARAAALNIVPTSTGAAKAVALVLPTLKGKLNGIALRVPTPNVSVVDLVVQVSKKTFAEEVNAAFRESAEKELKGILSVCDEPLVSVDFRCTDVSSTVDSSLTMVMGDDMVKVIAWYDNEWGYSQRVVDLADIVANKWK